One Halobacterium sp. DL1 DNA window includes the following coding sequences:
- a CDS encoding ferredoxin: MPTVEYLNYETLDDQGWDMDDDDLFEKASDAGLDEEDYGTLDVAEGEYILEAAEAQGYDWPFSCRAGACANCAAIVFDGEIDMDMQQILSDEEVEEKDVRLTCIGSAQTDEVKIVYNAKHLDYLQNRVI; encoded by the coding sequence ATGCCGACGGTTGAATACCTGAACTACGAGACGCTGGACGACCAGGGCTGGGACATGGACGACGACGACCTCTTCGAGAAGGCCTCCGACGCGGGCCTCGACGAGGAGGACTACGGCACGCTCGACGTCGCCGAGGGCGAGTACATCCTCGAGGCAGCCGAGGCGCAGGGCTACGACTGGCCCTTCTCGTGCCGCGCTGGCGCGTGTGCGAACTGCGCGGCAATCGTCTTCGACGGCGAGATCGACATGGACATGCAGCAGATCCTCTCCGACGAGGAGGTCGAGGAGAAGGACGTCCGCCTCACCTGCATCGGCTCGGCGCAGACGGACGAGGTCAAGATCGTCTACAACGCAAAGCACCTCGACTACCTGCAGAACCGCGTCATCTGA
- a CDS encoding thioesterase translates to MDDVFEALADADVHGEATFTLDDDHAIPVFGPQRDPPGEPAATDAAPEEAAQVLGTAHLLARFEVVARESLRGYIPEGSGVVERAASVSHLAPVGVGGDVEVTTTLVAVDRPDLSVACRAESTDGTAVATGDLTFRVVDREQFRDSVPRRS, encoded by the coding sequence ATGGACGATGTGTTCGAGGCGCTCGCCGACGCGGACGTCCACGGCGAGGCCACGTTCACGCTCGACGACGACCACGCAATCCCGGTGTTCGGCCCCCAGCGCGACCCGCCCGGCGAACCCGCGGCGACCGACGCGGCGCCGGAGGAGGCGGCTCAGGTGCTGGGCACCGCACACCTGCTGGCGCGCTTCGAGGTCGTCGCCCGCGAGTCGCTGCGGGGCTACATCCCGGAGGGCAGCGGCGTCGTCGAGCGTGCGGCGTCCGTCTCGCACCTCGCGCCAGTCGGCGTCGGCGGCGACGTCGAGGTGACCACGACGCTGGTCGCCGTCGACCGCCCGGACCTCTCCGTCGCCTGCCGCGCCGAGAGCACCGACGGCACCGCGGTGGCGACCGGCGACCTGACGTTCCGGGTCGTCGACCGCGAGCAGTTCCGGGACTCGGTGCCACGACGCAGCTAA
- a CDS encoding HIT family hydrolase, producing the protein MSEDCIFCSIVAGDIPARVVYEDDDVLAFLDANPLAPGHTLVIPKDHYETLGDLPADDGESVFAALHDLTPVVEESVDADGSNVAFNNGAAAGQEVPHVHGHVIPRFEDDGGNPIHAVAGSRPELSDDELDDIADDISAAAN; encoded by the coding sequence ATGTCCGAGGACTGCATCTTCTGTAGCATCGTCGCCGGGGACATCCCCGCGCGGGTCGTCTACGAGGACGACGACGTGCTGGCGTTCCTCGACGCCAACCCGCTCGCGCCCGGCCACACGCTGGTCATCCCGAAAGACCACTACGAGACGCTCGGCGACCTGCCCGCGGACGACGGCGAGTCCGTCTTCGCGGCGCTCCACGACCTCACGCCGGTCGTCGAGGAGAGCGTGGACGCCGACGGCAGCAACGTCGCGTTCAACAACGGCGCGGCAGCCGGCCAGGAGGTCCCCCACGTACACGGCCACGTCATTCCGCGCTTCGAGGACGACGGCGGCAACCCCATCCACGCCGTCGCCGGCAGTCGTCCCGAGCTCTCCGACGACGAACTTGACGACATCGCCGACGACATCTCGGCGGCCGCGAATTGA
- a CDS encoding branched-chain amino acid ABC transporter permease has translation MAAPRVSLRAGVRDALPLLAGELPFGMLIGVAAADVGFSLDQAVAMSVAVFTGAAQLAAIQLLSEEAPIAVVVLAGLVVNIRYLVFAASVAPYFAPLRRRWRWSLAYLVTDPVYALAIARFRDGDVAIRWYFLGIAAPMWLAYQVGTVLGVVVGARLPAALGVDFIVPLMFLAILVPMVSDASSALAAVAGGIVAVLGADVPLELGLVVGTVVGTLVGTRAGEVTDA, from the coding sequence ATGGCAGCGCCCAGAGTCAGCCTTCGTGCGGGCGTGCGGGACGCGCTCCCGCTTCTGGCTGGCGAACTGCCGTTCGGGATGTTGATCGGCGTCGCGGCCGCCGACGTCGGCTTCTCGCTCGACCAGGCTGTCGCGATGTCAGTCGCCGTCTTCACGGGTGCGGCCCAGCTAGCAGCGATCCAGTTACTCAGCGAGGAGGCCCCCATCGCAGTAGTCGTCCTAGCGGGCCTGGTCGTCAACATCCGCTATCTGGTGTTCGCGGCGTCCGTCGCGCCGTACTTCGCACCGCTGCGGCGGCGGTGGCGGTGGTCGCTGGCCTACCTCGTGACCGACCCGGTCTACGCGCTCGCCATCGCCCGGTTCCGCGACGGTGACGTCGCGATCCGGTGGTACTTCCTCGGAATCGCTGCACCGATGTGGCTGGCCTATCAGGTCGGCACGGTTCTGGGCGTCGTGGTGGGCGCCCGTCTGCCTGCAGCCCTGGGCGTCGACTTCATTGTCCCGCTGATGTTCCTCGCCATCCTCGTTCCGATGGTCTCGGACGCCTCGTCAGCGCTGGCCGCGGTGGCCGGCGGAATCGTCGCCGTCCTGGGCGCCGACGTCCCGCTGGAACTGGGACTCGTCGTCGGCACAGTCGTCGGCACGCTGGTGGGAACGCGGGCCGGAGAGGTGACTGACGCGTGA
- a CDS encoding isoleucyl-tRNA synthetase — translation MNRFGDEPDQYEPADVEDRVFDYWAAVDAYEQTREHRADGEDFFFVDGPPYTSGAAHMGHAWNKSLKDAYIRYKRMQGYDVTDRPGYDMHGLPIETKVEEELGFESKKDIEEYGEQNFIDDCKEFAEESLAQLQSDFQSFGVWMDWENPYRTIDSSYMESAWWAFDQVHERDLVERGKRSISQCPRCETAIANNEVEYEDVEDPSIYVTFDLDDREGRLVIWTTTPWTIPANEFVAVDEETTYQKVRATRDGEEHVLYLAEECVDDVLSVGRYDDYEVEESLQGSDLVGWSYTPPLVEEVPANPADAEGVHEVYHGDWVEVDRTGLVHSAPGHGEEDFERGEELGLPVFCPVGENGVYTDEGGKYAGQFVRDANDDIVADIEAKGAMLAHETVSHSYGHCWRCDTGIVQIVTDQWFITITDVKDELLENMEDADWYPQWARDNRFRDFVENAPDWNVSRQRYWGIPIPIWTPEDWNGEMDDVLVVGTREELAELADQDVDPDTIDLHKDTVDDLTVTKDGTTYTRVPDVFDVWLDSSVASWGTLNFPSETEDYEELWPSDLIIEAHDQTRGWFWSQLGMGTAAVGEVPYKNVVMHGHALMPDGRSMSKSKDIRIDPQELIDEYGADPMRLFVLSVSPRGDDMRVSHDEVGNLQSDLNILWNVFRFPRPYMELDDFDANVPTGFGGSGDGVSIDDVELETVDEWLLSTLQRVKADATEHWENYEQHRALEEVLSFVTEDLSRYYVQVVRERMWETEDSPSKTAAYATMQRALLEVTALLAPYAPLVTEELYQHLSGDEGYDTVHMCDWPAVDESLRHPDLEAAVDVLRDVEEAGSHARQQAGRKLRWPVTRIVVDADTDAVVDAVEAHADLLRDRLNARTIEVVEPGESWGELAFSARADMSELGPAFGDDAGRVMNALNDAHVESADLEALATQVGEALGEDVELTEEMVEFVEETPEGVAGANFETGTVYVDTELTEDVESEGYAREVIRRVQEMRKDLDLEMDAEIRLDVAVFDERVGRLVAEHEDLIKEETRARELGDVEDGYREEWDVEGVTLALEIAEL, via the coding sequence ATGAACCGATTCGGCGACGAGCCGGACCAGTACGAGCCCGCGGACGTGGAGGACCGGGTGTTCGACTACTGGGCGGCCGTCGACGCCTACGAGCAGACCAGGGAGCACCGGGCCGACGGCGAGGACTTCTTCTTCGTCGACGGGCCGCCGTACACGTCGGGCGCCGCCCACATGGGTCACGCCTGGAACAAGAGCCTGAAGGACGCCTACATCCGGTACAAGCGGATGCAGGGCTACGACGTGACGGACCGGCCGGGCTACGACATGCACGGGCTCCCCATCGAGACGAAGGTCGAGGAGGAGCTTGGCTTCGAGTCGAAGAAGGACATCGAGGAGTACGGCGAGCAGAACTTCATCGACGACTGCAAGGAGTTCGCCGAGGAGAGCCTCGCGCAACTCCAGTCGGACTTCCAGAGCTTCGGCGTCTGGATGGACTGGGAGAACCCGTACCGGACCATCGACTCCTCGTACATGGAGTCGGCGTGGTGGGCGTTCGACCAGGTCCACGAACGCGACCTCGTCGAGCGCGGGAAGCGCTCCATCAGCCAGTGCCCGCGCTGCGAGACGGCCATCGCCAACAACGAGGTGGAGTACGAGGACGTCGAGGACCCCTCCATCTACGTCACCTTCGACCTCGACGACCGCGAGGGGCGTCTCGTCATCTGGACGACGACGCCGTGGACCATCCCGGCCAACGAGTTCGTCGCCGTCGACGAGGAGACGACCTACCAGAAGGTCCGGGCCACCAGAGACGGCGAGGAGCACGTCCTGTATCTCGCCGAGGAGTGCGTCGACGACGTGCTCTCGGTCGGCCGCTACGACGATTACGAGGTCGAGGAGTCCCTCCAGGGCAGCGACCTCGTCGGCTGGTCGTACACGCCGCCGCTCGTCGAGGAGGTGCCCGCGAACCCCGCCGACGCCGAGGGCGTCCACGAGGTGTACCACGGCGACTGGGTGGAGGTCGACCGCACCGGCCTCGTCCACTCCGCGCCCGGGCACGGCGAGGAGGACTTCGAGCGCGGCGAGGAACTCGGCCTCCCCGTCTTCTGCCCGGTCGGCGAGAACGGCGTCTACACCGACGAGGGCGGGAAGTACGCCGGCCAGTTCGTGCGCGACGCCAACGACGACATCGTCGCGGACATCGAGGCGAAGGGCGCGATGCTCGCCCACGAGACCGTCTCCCACTCCTACGGCCACTGCTGGCGCTGCGACACCGGCATCGTCCAGATCGTCACCGACCAGTGGTTCATCACCATCACCGACGTGAAGGACGAACTCCTCGAGAACATGGAGGACGCGGACTGGTACCCGCAGTGGGCCCGCGACAACCGCTTCCGGGACTTCGTGGAGAACGCCCCGGACTGGAACGTCAGCCGGCAGCGCTACTGGGGCATCCCCATCCCCATCTGGACGCCCGAGGACTGGAACGGTGAGATGGACGACGTGCTCGTCGTCGGGACCCGCGAGGAACTCGCGGAACTCGCCGACCAGGACGTCGACCCTGACACCATCGACCTCCACAAGGACACCGTCGACGACCTCACCGTCACCAAGGACGGGACGACGTACACCCGCGTCCCCGACGTCTTCGACGTCTGGCTCGACTCCTCGGTGGCGTCGTGGGGGACGCTGAACTTCCCCTCGGAGACCGAGGACTACGAGGAGCTCTGGCCCTCGGACCTCATCATCGAGGCCCACGACCAGACCCGCGGCTGGTTCTGGTCGCAACTCGGCATGGGAACCGCCGCCGTCGGCGAGGTGCCGTACAAGAACGTCGTGATGCACGGCCACGCGCTGATGCCGGACGGCCGCTCGATGTCGAAGTCCAAGGACATCCGCATCGACCCCCAGGAACTCATCGACGAGTACGGCGCGGACCCGATGCGGCTATTCGTGCTCTCGGTCTCCCCCCGGGGCGACGACATGCGAGTGTCCCACGACGAGGTGGGGAACCTCCAGAGCGACCTCAACATCCTCTGGAACGTCTTCCGGTTCCCGCGGCCGTACATGGAGCTGGACGACTTCGACGCCAACGTCCCGACCGGGTTCGGCGGGAGCGGTGACGGCGTCTCCATCGACGACGTCGAACTGGAGACGGTCGACGAGTGGCTCCTCTCGACGCTCCAGCGCGTGAAAGCGGACGCGACCGAGCACTGGGAGAACTACGAGCAACACCGCGCGCTCGAGGAGGTCCTCTCGTTCGTTACGGAGGACCTCTCGCGGTACTACGTCCAGGTCGTCCGCGAGCGCATGTGGGAGACCGAGGACTCCCCGTCGAAGACCGCGGCGTACGCGACGATGCAGCGAGCGCTCCTCGAAGTGACTGCTCTGCTGGCGCCGTACGCACCGCTCGTCACCGAGGAGCTCTACCAGCACCTCTCGGGCGACGAGGGCTACGACACGGTCCACATGTGCGACTGGCCGGCGGTCGACGAGTCGCTGCGCCACCCCGACCTGGAGGCCGCCGTCGACGTCCTGCGGGACGTCGAGGAGGCGGGCAGCCACGCCCGTCAGCAGGCCGGCCGGAAGCTCCGCTGGCCTGTCACGCGAATCGTCGTCGACGCCGACACCGATGCCGTCGTGGACGCGGTCGAGGCCCACGCCGACCTGCTCCGGGACCGCCTCAACGCCCGGACCATTGAGGTCGTCGAACCCGGCGAGAGCTGGGGCGAACTCGCGTTCAGCGCTCGAGCCGACATGAGCGAACTCGGCCCCGCGTTCGGCGACGACGCGGGCCGCGTGATGAACGCGCTCAACGACGCGCACGTCGAGAGCGCGGACCTCGAGGCCCTCGCCACGCAGGTCGGCGAGGCGCTCGGCGAGGACGTCGAACTCACCGAGGAGATGGTCGAGTTCGTCGAGGAGACGCCCGAAGGTGTCGCTGGCGCCAACTTCGAAACTGGCACCGTCTACGTCGACACGGAGCTCACCGAGGACGTCGAGAGCGAGGGGTACGCCCGCGAGGTCATCCGGCGCGTCCAGGAGATGCGCAAGGACCTCGACCTCGAGATGGACGCCGAGATCCGCCTCGACGTCGCGGTGTTCGACGAGCGCGTCGGTCGCCTCGTCGCCGAGCACGAGGACCTCATCAAGGAGGAGACCCGCGCCCGCGAACTGGGCGACGTCGAGGACGGCTACCGCGAGGAGTGGGACGTCGAGGGCGTGACGCTCGCACTCGAGATAGCGGAACTGTAG
- a CDS encoding branched-chain amino acid ABC transporter permease — MSSTPDPAVWLAVLVLGAGTQLYRVSFVEAVARFGSPPEWVERRLEYVPVAVLGALTLPAVVYAGPGTTVELPKLLAALVATLVAWRTESVPATIVFGMGTLWLLRLVSALPNGM, encoded by the coding sequence GTGAGTTCCACACCGGACCCAGCGGTCTGGCTCGCCGTCCTGGTGCTCGGCGCCGGCACTCAGCTCTACCGTGTCTCCTTCGTCGAAGCGGTCGCTCGCTTCGGGTCCCCGCCGGAGTGGGTGGAGCGCCGACTCGAGTACGTCCCGGTGGCAGTCCTGGGAGCGCTGACGTTGCCGGCCGTGGTCTACGCCGGACCGGGGACGACTGTCGAACTACCGAAACTACTGGCGGCGCTCGTCGCGACGCTGGTCGCCTGGCGGACCGAGAGCGTCCCTGCGACCATCGTCTTCGGGATGGGGACGCTGTGGCTACTGCGTCTGGTCTCCGCCCTCCCGAACGGGATGTAG
- a CDS encoding ribose-phosphate pyrophosphokinase, with translation MILSGSSTQQLAAALAAALGADLGRVEYESFPDGEQLVRVPAVDDRAVVVASTDSSDSHVELLQLQDAAREAGASEVVTVLPYMGYARQDEAFEVGQPVSARAVARAVSTGTDRVLTVNPHEQAVLDFFDVPATAVDAAPRLADPLPADLSDPVFLAPDAGATGLAASVRDGYGRGDTDHFEKVRHSGSDVTVTPSDIDVSGRDVVVTDDIVATGSTMSEAIAALDDPDRVYVACVHPLLAGNARLKLANAGAEAVYGTDTLERAVSTVSAAPAIADALE, from the coding sequence ATGATACTGAGCGGGTCCTCGACCCAGCAGCTCGCGGCCGCGCTCGCCGCGGCGCTGGGGGCGGACCTCGGGCGCGTCGAGTACGAGTCGTTCCCCGACGGCGAGCAACTGGTCCGCGTGCCGGCGGTCGATGACCGGGCCGTCGTCGTCGCCTCGACGGACTCCAGCGACTCCCACGTCGAACTGCTCCAGTTGCAGGACGCCGCCCGCGAGGCCGGCGCCAGCGAGGTCGTCACCGTCCTCCCGTACATGGGGTACGCCAGACAGGACGAAGCCTTCGAGGTCGGCCAGCCGGTGTCCGCCCGCGCCGTCGCGCGCGCCGTCTCCACGGGCACCGACCGGGTCCTCACCGTCAACCCCCACGAGCAGGCCGTCCTCGACTTCTTCGACGTGCCTGCGACGGCCGTCGACGCCGCGCCCCGCCTCGCAGACCCGCTCCCCGCGGACCTCTCGGACCCCGTCTTCCTCGCCCCGGACGCCGGCGCGACCGGCCTCGCGGCGTCCGTCCGCGACGGCTACGGCCGCGGCGACACGGACCACTTCGAGAAGGTCCGGCACTCCGGCAGCGACGTCACCGTTACGCCGAGCGACATCGACGTCTCGGGCCGCGACGTGGTCGTCACCGACGACATCGTCGCCACCGGCTCCACGATGAGCGAGGCTATCGCCGCCCTCGACGACCCGGACCGCGTTTACGTCGCCTGCGTCCACCCGCTGCTCGCCGGGAACGCCCGCCTCAAACTCGCGAACGCGGGCGCTGAAGCGGTCTACGGCACGGACACGCTCGAACGCGCCGTCTCGACGGTGAGCGCCGCGCCCGCCATCGCCGACGCGCTGGAGTAG
- a CDS encoding phosphomannomutase produces the protein MKVFGSSGTRGVANEELTPGFVQRVAKAAGSVWRADRVAVARDTRTTGRMLENAAASGLQSVGADVERLGVVPTPGAQAYGESEGVPVVMVTASHNPAEYNGVKLVGADGVELAVADLERIERKFTTEQFDDATWEEVGDDVRVESAARRYVDQLLDAVDRETIAAADLTVALDPGHGAGALTSPEFYRRLGCSVVTVNGQPDGHFPGRDPEPVRENLSDLGRLVRATDADVGIAHDGDADRAIFYDEHGEYVEGDATLAALAEAELEEGDTTVSAVNVSQRLVDVCDRTGADLDLTPIGSTQIMTRIQELQAEGESVPVAGEGNGGIIFPNYRLTRDGAYTGARFLELLADRPASEVVEPYDDYANVRINVHYEDDAEREALLDAAEETALGADADRTTIDGYRLDYGDSWVLVRPSGTEPVVRIYAEARSEERASELAGEFATALRAAKAGV, from the coding sequence ATGAAGGTGTTCGGGTCGAGCGGGACGCGGGGCGTTGCCAACGAGGAGCTGACACCCGGGTTCGTGCAGCGCGTCGCGAAGGCCGCGGGGTCGGTGTGGCGCGCCGACCGGGTGGCCGTCGCCCGCGACACCCGGACGACCGGCCGGATGCTCGAGAACGCCGCGGCGAGCGGCCTCCAGAGCGTCGGCGCGGACGTCGAGCGCCTGGGCGTCGTGCCGACGCCGGGTGCGCAGGCGTACGGCGAGAGCGAGGGGGTTCCCGTCGTGATGGTGACCGCGAGCCACAACCCCGCGGAGTACAACGGCGTGAAACTCGTCGGCGCCGACGGCGTCGAACTCGCGGTCGCCGACCTCGAGCGCATCGAACGGAAGTTCACCACCGAGCAGTTCGACGACGCGACGTGGGAGGAGGTGGGCGACGACGTGCGCGTCGAGTCCGCAGCGCGCCGCTACGTCGACCAGCTCCTCGACGCGGTGGACCGCGAGACCATCGCGGCCGCCGACCTGACGGTCGCCCTGGACCCCGGGCACGGCGCGGGCGCGCTCACCAGCCCCGAGTTCTACCGGCGACTCGGCTGCTCGGTCGTCACGGTCAACGGCCAGCCCGACGGCCACTTCCCGGGGCGCGACCCCGAGCCGGTCCGCGAGAACCTCTCGGACCTCGGGCGACTCGTGCGGGCGACGGACGCGGACGTCGGCATCGCCCACGACGGCGACGCCGACCGAGCCATCTTCTACGACGAACACGGCGAGTACGTTGAGGGGGACGCGACGCTCGCAGCGCTCGCGGAGGCCGAACTCGAGGAGGGCGACACCACCGTCTCCGCGGTGAACGTGAGCCAGCGCCTCGTCGACGTCTGCGACCGCACGGGCGCGGACCTCGACCTGACGCCCATCGGCAGCACCCAGATCATGACCCGCATACAGGAGCTCCAGGCCGAGGGTGAGTCCGTCCCGGTGGCGGGCGAGGGCAACGGCGGCATCATCTTCCCGAACTACCGGCTGACGCGGGACGGCGCCTACACCGGGGCCCGGTTCCTCGAACTGCTCGCCGACCGCCCCGCCAGCGAGGTCGTCGAGCCGTACGACGACTACGCCAACGTCCGCATCAACGTCCACTACGAGGACGACGCGGAGCGCGAGGCGCTGCTCGACGCCGCCGAGGAGACCGCACTCGGGGCCGACGCCGACCGCACCACCATCGACGGTTACCGCCTCGACTACGGCGACTCCTGGGTGCTCGTGCGACCCTCGGGCACCGAGCCAGTGGTGCGCATCTACGCGGAGGCGCGCAGCGAGGAGCGCGCCAGCGAACTGGCCGGCGAGTTCGCGACCGCGCTCCGCGCGGCGAAAGCCGGCGTCTGA
- a CDS encoding peptidase A24, with translation MDASIPDLLRLLVVPALGWAAICDLQTRRVTNDLWPPFVVLGAVLLLWEGLLALGTPNGFQWFVVQVAFSLLFIVPLAYAFWYVGGFGGADARALMVLAVLFPTYPQYEVAGHALPAVQTVLGVFSMTVLTNAVLIGLTYPVFLGVRNALAGEFSYVMFVGRRLPVGRLTDTHGSLLEAESGFTRSGLDLDALRMYLRWRGVSLGDLREDAALRDPDTLPAESNDPTDGAVATDGSGDPWGAAAFLEDIDSSAYGTTPAQLREGLNVVTEQDDVWVTPGVPFIVPLFVGLLVALTGGDILQYALEAMGLA, from the coding sequence GTGGACGCCTCGATACCCGACCTGCTGCGGCTCCTCGTCGTCCCCGCGCTCGGCTGGGCGGCGATTTGCGACCTGCAGACGCGCCGCGTCACGAACGACCTCTGGCCGCCGTTCGTGGTGCTCGGCGCCGTCCTCCTGCTCTGGGAGGGGCTGCTGGCGCTCGGGACCCCCAACGGTTTCCAGTGGTTCGTCGTGCAGGTCGCCTTCAGCCTGCTGTTCATCGTCCCGCTGGCGTACGCGTTCTGGTACGTCGGCGGGTTCGGCGGCGCCGACGCCCGAGCGCTGATGGTGCTCGCCGTCCTCTTCCCCACCTACCCACAGTACGAGGTGGCGGGCCACGCGCTCCCGGCCGTTCAGACGGTCCTCGGCGTGTTCTCGATGACCGTGCTCACCAACGCCGTGCTCATCGGGCTGACGTACCCGGTGTTCCTCGGCGTCCGGAACGCGCTCGCCGGCGAGTTCTCCTACGTGATGTTCGTCGGACGCCGCCTCCCCGTCGGGCGACTGACCGACACCCACGGCAGCCTCCTCGAGGCCGAGTCCGGGTTCACCCGCTCCGGCCTCGACCTCGACGCGCTCCGGATGTACCTCCGGTGGCGCGGCGTCTCTCTCGGCGACCTCCGCGAGGACGCCGCGCTCCGGGACCCCGACACGCTCCCCGCGGAGTCTAACGACCCGACAGACGGCGCCGTCGCGACGGACGGCAGCGGCGATCCGTGGGGCGCGGCCGCCTTCCTCGAAGATATCGACAGCAGCGCCTACGGCACCACGCCCGCACAGCTCCGCGAGGGCCTCAACGTCGTCACCGAGCAGGACGACGTCTGGGTGACCCCCGGCGTGCCGTTCATCGTGCCGCTGTTCGTCGGCCTGCTCGTCGCGCTGACGGGTGGCGACATCCTCCAGTACGCGCTGGAAGCGATGGGGCTGGCCTGA
- a CDS encoding GCN5 family acetyltransferase: protein MATTRELTSEADRRDAVPILRQLWSDRDADGVLAWTADDDYRLFGRYVDDDLVAVAGVAVQSLLHHRRGAWLLDLVVDEPRRGEGYGPAILEFVESWAREQGCEYLALASPLDKEGVHEFYDGQGYEQWGYVVEATL, encoded by the coding sequence ATGGCGACGACGCGCGAACTCACGAGCGAGGCCGACCGTCGCGACGCCGTGCCCATTCTGCGCCAGCTGTGGAGCGACCGGGACGCCGACGGTGTCCTGGCATGGACCGCGGACGACGACTACCGGCTGTTCGGCCGCTACGTCGACGACGACCTGGTGGCCGTCGCGGGCGTGGCGGTGCAGTCCCTGCTCCACCACCGACGGGGCGCGTGGCTGCTTGACCTCGTGGTGGACGAACCTCGGCGCGGCGAGGGCTACGGCCCCGCGATACTGGAGTTCGTGGAGTCGTGGGCGCGCGAGCAGGGCTGTGAGTACCTGGCGCTGGCGTCGCCACTGGACAAGGAGGGGGTCCACGAGTTCTACGACGGCCAGGGCTACGAACAGTGGGGGTACGTCGTCGAAGCGACGCTGTGA
- a CDS encoding phosphoribosyl-AMP cyclohydrolase, whose protein sequence is MDFDVELDFGEDGLVPVVAQDTDGEVVMLAYADREAVETTAETGRAHYYSRSREELWEKGATSGHTQTIEEIRVDCDGDALLYVVEQSGGACHTGYESCFYRTLDGEVVGEQVFDPDDVY, encoded by the coding sequence ATGGACTTCGACGTCGAACTCGACTTCGGCGAGGACGGCCTCGTCCCCGTCGTCGCCCAGGACACCGACGGCGAGGTGGTGATGCTCGCCTACGCCGACCGCGAGGCCGTCGAGACCACCGCCGAGACGGGCCGCGCGCACTACTACTCCCGCTCCCGCGAGGAACTCTGGGAGAAGGGCGCGACCAGCGGCCACACCCAGACAATCGAGGAGATTCGCGTGGATTGCGACGGCGACGCGCTCCTCTACGTCGTCGAGCAGTCTGGTGGGGCCTGCCACACCGGCTACGAGTCGTGTTTCTACCGCACGCTCGACGGCGAGGTTGTTGGTGAGCAGGTGTTCGACCCCGACGACGTGTACTGA
- a CDS encoding phosphoribosyl transferase encodes MFHDRTDAGRQLADLIDREDVDGDVVLAIPRGGLPVARPVADFLGAPLGVVVASKIGAPDNPELAVGAATADGSSWLNEDVIERLGVSDEYVERERERETENAREKIRQYRDGRDPPDIAGKRVVVVDDGIATGATVKACLRQVAEAGAEHVTLAVPVAAPGVLEDLWVDADEVVVVESPPHFTAVGQFYEDFGQISDEEAMTYLDDRGSRDG; translated from the coding sequence GTGTTCCACGACAGAACCGACGCCGGCCGACAGCTCGCCGACCTCATCGACCGGGAGGACGTGGATGGGGACGTCGTCCTCGCCATCCCTCGCGGCGGACTCCCCGTCGCGCGTCCAGTCGCCGACTTTCTCGGTGCGCCACTCGGCGTCGTCGTCGCGTCGAAGATCGGCGCGCCCGACAACCCCGAACTCGCCGTCGGCGCCGCCACCGCCGACGGCAGTAGCTGGCTGAACGAGGACGTCATCGAGCGCCTGGGCGTCTCCGATGAGTACGTCGAGCGCGAACGCGAGCGGGAGACGGAGAACGCACGCGAGAAAATCCGGCAGTACCGTGACGGCCGGGACCCGCCGGACATCGCGGGGAAACGCGTGGTCGTCGTCGACGACGGCATCGCCACCGGCGCGACCGTCAAGGCCTGCCTACGGCAGGTCGCCGAGGCCGGCGCGGAGCACGTGACGCTCGCCGTCCCCGTCGCCGCGCCGGGCGTCCTCGAGGACCTCTGGGTCGACGCCGACGAGGTCGTCGTCGTCGAGAGTCCGCCGCACTTCACCGCTGTCGGCCAGTTCTACGAGGACTTCGGTCAGATCTCCGACGAGGAGGCGATGACGTACCTCGACGACCGAGGGTCGAGGGACGGGTAG